The Etheostoma cragini isolate CJK2018 chromosome 15, CSU_Ecrag_1.0, whole genome shotgun sequence genome window below encodes:
- the mapk8ip3 gene encoding C-Jun-amino-terminal kinase-interacting protein 3 isoform X5 codes for MMELQIDEVVYQDDYGSGSVMSERVSGLANSIYREFERLIRSYDEEVVKELMPLVVNVLENLDAVLTENQEHEVELELLKEDNEQLITQYEREKALRKQAEEKFIEFEDALEAEKKDLQVQVEFLELQAKQQELKTKNYSDQITRLEERESDMKKEYNALHQRHTEMIQTYVEHIERSKMQQAGSNSQSEGPGCGRTSKADRPPSLSLYPTGEGMVRGGFGGARMMPGKDIWQVSLGQSSFCLAYQEDGSESDSVAATPSSTASKSNTPTSSVPSATVTPINEGFLPQSEFDAMRAGNRRKSAKRLSRNMEVQVSQETRNVSIGMGSSDEWSEFQEIIDSTPELDMCVDPRVYGGGNSPSQGIVNEAFGINTDSLYHEIKDAKSDIIGDVDAGAELLGEFSVRDDFFGMGKEVENLLTENKQLLETKNALNIVKNDLIAKVDELSGEQEGLREELEALRQSKNKVDVRVKELEEELKRLRAEALGASRDSKDEGGDDFSSPMQDGDMTMTQRRRFTRVEMARVLMERNQYKERLMELQEAVRWTEMIRASRESPQIQEKKKSTIWQFFARLFSTSSSPPPVKRPYYSVNIHYKSPSPAGFSQRRSHTMCQISTSNRTLEFFPEELASNSVASLLSDSALLARREQRREQYRQVREHMRRDDGIMQACGWSVPSRFKQAGGQPDSAQDSPLKRQQPTIEKEDNRMKNVPVPVYCRPLVEKDPNRKLWCAAGVDLTGWRASNQELVPAKAPSGGSDPLHAEENGAGKKSSHSSPEKRKSKELQETDTMSSRVWILTSTHSASKVVIIDANQPGSLVDQFNVCNAHVLCISSVPAASESDYPAGEIVLDPGDSGAGGGGEDAVGVEGMLAGITLVGCATNCSVARSNCSSRTDTPIMDKGQAPTAPPMNGKIHPAQSAEEATEATEVPESTANHAEMRSGPPGPFTEHVFTDPQPRLSDASDRSAGQSKDETSQPPESEDGGEETKNYTSVAPTMWLGAQNGWLYVHSAVGNWKKCIHSIKLKDSVLSLVHVKGRVLVALADGTLAIFHRSEDGQWDLSNYHLMDLGRPHHSIRCMAVVHDKVWCGYKNKIHVIQPKSMQIEKSFDAHPRRESQVRQLAWIGDGVWVSIRLDSTLRLYHAHTHQHLQDVDIEPYVSKMLGTGKLGFSFVRITALLIGGNRLWVGTGNGVIISIPLTETVVLHRGQLLGLRANKVSPTSSGGVIHVYGDDGSEKSTGSFIPYCSMAQAQLCFHGHRDAVKFFVSVPGNVLATLNGSVLDSPSEGQGSTAPQETEAQSVHNVLVLSGGEGYIDFRIGDGEDDETEEGDSGGASQIKPALCKAERSHIIVWQVSYIPE; via the exons AG AAATTCATTGAATTTGAGGATGCGTTGGAAGCTGAGAAGAAGGACCTGCAGGTGCAGGTGGAGTTTTTGGAGCTGCAGGCGAAACAGCAAGAGCTCAAGACAAAGAACTATTCTGACCAGA TCACACGGTTGGAAGAGCGAGAATCAGACATGAAGAAAGAGTACAATGCTCTGCACCAGCGTCACACTGAG ATGATCCAGACGTACGTCGAGCACATAGAGCGGTCCAAAATGCAGCAGGCAGGgagcaacagccaatcagaaggcCCCGGCTGTGGACGAAC CAGCAAAGCAGATCGCCCACCTTCATTGAGCCTGTACCCCACCGGCGAGGGCATGGTACGTGGGGGTTTCGGGGGGGCTAGGATGATGCCCGGGAAAGACATCTGGCAGGTCAGCCTCGGCCAGTCGTCATTCTGCTTAGCCTATCAG GAGGATGGATCAGAGTCCGACTCAGTGGCGGCCACACCCAGCAGCACAGCAAGCAAGTCCAACACACCCACCTCCTCCGTCCCCTCCGCCACTGTCACCCCCATCAACGAGGGCTTCCTCCCACAGTCTGAATTTGATGCGATGCGGGCTGGGAACCGCAGGAAAAGTGCCAAGCGACTAAGCCGGAATATGGAGGTGCAGGTTTCCCAGGAAACCAGGAATGTCAGCATTG GAATGGGAAGCAGCGATGAGTGGTCAGAGTTTCAGGAGATCATCGATTCTACCCCTGAGCTGGACATGTGTGTGGACCCCCGTGTGTATGGAGGAGGAAACAG CCCCTCTCAAGGCATTGTTAACGAGGCCTTCGGCATCAACACCGACTCTCTCTACCACGAGATCAAGGACGCCAAGTCGGACATCATCGGAGACGTTGATGCAGGCGCCGAGCTGCTAG GCGAGTTCTCAG TCCGTGATGATTTCTTCG GGATGGGTAAGGAGGTGGAGAACCTGCTGACAGAGAACAAACAGCTCCTAGAGACCAA AAATGCTCTCAACATTGTGAAAAATGACCTTATTGCCAAAGTGGATGAGCTGTCAGGCGAGCAGGAGGGGCTGAGGGAGGAGCTGGAGGCTTTGAGGCAGTCCAAGAACAAGGTGGACGTCAGGGTCAAGGAGCTAGAAGAAGAACTCAAGAG GTTAAGAGCAGAGGCTCTCGGTGCGTCCCGGGACTCCAAGGATGAAGGAGGGGATGAT TTTTCATCACCCATGCAGGACGGTGACATGACGATGACGCAGCGCCGGCGGTTCACCCGGGTGGAGATGGCCCGCGTGCTGATGGAGAGGAATCAGTACAAAGAGAGGCTGATGGAGCTGCAGGAGGCCGTACGGTGGACAGAGATGATCAG GGCGTCCAGGGAAAGTCCTCAAATCCAAGAGAAAAAGAAGTCCACCATCTGGCAGTT CTTTGCACGTCTCTTCAGCACATCGTCCAGCCCTCCGCCTGTCAAGCGGCCATATTACAGCGTCAACATCCACTACAAGTCACCCTCGCCGGCTGGTTTCTCTCAGCGACGCAGCCACACCATGTGTCAGATCTCCACCTCCAACCGCACGCTGGAGTTCTTCCCCGAAGA ACTGGCCAGTAACAGTGTTGCGTCTCTCCTCAGTGACTCAGCACTGTTGGCCCGCCGAGAGCAGCGGCGTGAACAGTACCGGCAGGTCCGTGAGCACATGCGCCGCGACGACGGCATCATGCAGGCCTGTGGCTGGAGCGTGCCGTCTCGTTTCAAAcag GCTGGCGGGCAGCCAGACAGCGCTCAGGACAGCCCGCTGAAGAGACAACAG CCCACAATTGAGAAGGAGGACAACCGCATGAAGAATGTTCCCGTCCCGGTGTACTGCCGTCCTCTGGTAGAGAAGGACCCCAACAGGAAG TTGTGGTGTGCAGCTGGAGTGGACCTGACAGGATGGAGGGCCAGCAACCAGGAGTTGGTACCAGCCAAAGCCCCGTCGGGGGGCAGCGACCCCCTGCACGCTGAGGAGAACGGAGCTGGAAAGAAGAGCAGCCACAGCTCCCCAGAAAAGAGGAAG TCCAAGGAGCTCCAGGAAACAGACACCATGAGCAGTCGAGTGTGGATCCTCACCAGCACCCACTCTGCCAGCAAGGTGGTCATCATCGATGCCAACCAGCCGGGCTCACTGGTCGACCAGTTCAACGTCTGCAATGCCCACGTGCTCTGCATCTCCAGTGTGCCAG CTGCCAGCGAGAGTGACTATCCAGCAGGAGAGATTGTGTTGGATCCAGGTGACAGTGGAGCAGGAGGGGGAGGCGAGGATGCTGTTGGCGTGGAGGGCATGTTGGCTGGTATCACTCTTGTTGGATGTGCCACCAACTGCAGTGTTGCCCGTAGCAACTGCTCCTCGCGTACTGATACTCCCATAATGGACAAAGGACAAG CCCCTACTGCTCCCCCCATGAATGGGAAGATTCACCCTGCCCAGTCAGCCGAGGAGGCCACGGAGGCCACCGAGGTACCCGAATCCACGGCCAACCATGCAGAAATGAGATCTGGACCTCCAGGACCATTTACCGAGCACGTCTTTACCGACCCCCAGCCTCGTTTATCAGACGCCTCTGACAG AAGCGCAGGTCAATCCAAAGACGAAACTTCTCAGCCTCCAGAGTCAGAGGACGGAGGGGAAGAGACCAAGAACTACACCAGCGTGGCCCCCACTATGTGGCTCGGGGCCCAGAACGGCTG GCTCTACGTCCACTCGGCAGTTGGAAACTGGAAGAAGTGCATCCACTCCATCAAACTCAAAGACTCTGTGCTCAGTCTGGT ACACGTGAAAGGTCGTGTGCTGGTTGCCCTCGCTGATGGGACCCTCGCCATATTCCATAGATCAGAGG atggGCAATGGGATTTATCCAACTACCACCTAATGGACCTCGGACGGCCTCATCACTCCATCCGCTGCATGGCTGTAGTACATGACAAGGTTTGGTGCGGCTACAAGAACAAGATCCACGTCATCCAGCCCAAGAGCATGCAGATCGAG AAGTCCTTTGACGCCCACCCTCGCAGGGAGAGTCAGGTGCGCCAGCTGGCATGGATCGGTGATGGTGTTTGGGTGTCGATCCGGCTAGATTCGACCCTGCGTCTCTaccacgcgcacacacaccagCATCTCCAGGATGTGGACATTGAGCCATACGTCAGCAAGATGCTGG GCACTGGCAAGCTGGGCTTCTCTTTTGTGCGAATCACAGCGCTTCTGATTGGTGGAAACCGTCTCTGGGTAGGAACTGGAAACGGCGTGATCATCTCCATCCCACTGACAGAGA CGGTGGTCCTTCACCGGGGACAGCTCCTTGGTTTGAGGG CCAATAAGGTGTCTCCCACATCGTCTGGCGGAGTGATCCATGTGTACGGTGACGATGGCTCTGAGAAGAGCACCGGCAGCTTCATCCCCTACTGCTCCATGGCACAAGCCCAGCTCTGTTTCCATGGACACCGTGATGCTGTCAAGTTCTTTGTCTCTGTACCCG GCAATGTTCTGGCCACCCTAAACGGCAGTGTGCTGGACAGTCCATCGGAGGGGCAGGGGTCAACAGCGCCCCAAGAGACGGAGGCTCAGAGTGTTCACAACGTGCTGGTGCTGAGTGGAGGAGAGGGCTATATTGATTTCCGTATAG GAGATGGAGAGGACGATGAAACAGAAGAAGGAGACAGTGGCGGAGCTTCACAGATAAAACCTGCTTTGTGTAAAGCAGAGCGAAGCCACATCATCGTCTGGCAGGTGTCTTACATACCCGAGTGA
- the mapk8ip3 gene encoding C-Jun-amino-terminal kinase-interacting protein 3 isoform X3: protein MMELQIDEVVYQDDYGSGSVMSERVSGLANSIYREFERLIRSYDEEVVKELMPLVVNVLENLDAVLTENQEHEVELELLKEDNEQLITQYEREKALRKQAEEKFIEFEDALEAEKKDLQVQVEFLELQAKQQELKTKNYSDQITRLEERESDMKKEYNALHQRHTEMIQTYVEHIERSKMQQAGSNSQSEGPGCGRTQRHKWRKSSKADRPPSLSLYPTGEGMVRGGFGGARMMPGKDIWQVSLGQSSFCLAYQEDGSESDSVAATPSSTASKSNTPTSSVPSATVTPINEGFLPQSEFDAMRAGNRRKSAKRLSRNMEVQVSQETRNVSIGMGSSDEWSEFQEIIDSTPELDMCVDPRVYGGGNSPSQGIVNEAFGINTDSLYHEIKDAKSDIIGDVDAGAELLGEFSVRDDFFGMGKEVENLLTENKQLLETKNALNIVKNDLIAKVDELSGEQEGLREELEALRQSKNKVDVRVKELEEELKRLRAEALGASRDSKDEGGDDFSSPMQDGDMTMTQRRRFTRVEMARVLMERNQYKERLMELQEAVRWTEMIRASRESPQIQEKKKSTIWQFFARLFSTSSSPPPVKRPYYSVNIHYKSPSPAGFSQRRSHTMCQISTSNRTLEFFPEELASNSVASLLSDSALLARREQRREQYRQVREHMRRDDGIMQACGWSVPSRFKQAGGQPDSAQDSPLKRQQPTIEKEDNRMKNVPVPVYCRPLVEKDPNRKLWCAAGVDLTGWRASNQELVPAKAPSGGSDPLHAEENGAGKKSSHSSPEKRKELQETDTMSSRVWILTSTHSASKVVIIDANQPGSLVDQFNVCNAHVLCISSVPAASESDYPAGEIVLDPGDSGAGGGGEDAVGVEGMLAGITLVGCATNCSVARSNCSSRTDTPIMDKGQAPTAPPMNGKIHPAQSAEEATEATEVPESTANHAEMRSGPPGPFTEHVFTDPQPRLSDASDRSAGQSKDETSQPPESEDGGEETKNYTSVAPTMWLGAQNGWLYVHSAVGNWKKCIHSIKLKDSVLSLVHVKGRVLVALADGTLAIFHRSEDGQWDLSNYHLMDLGRPHHSIRCMAVVHDKVWCGYKNKIHVIQPKSMQIEKSFDAHPRRESQVRQLAWIGDGVWVSIRLDSTLRLYHAHTHQHLQDVDIEPYVSKMLGTGKLGFSFVRITALLIGGNRLWVGTGNGVIISIPLTETVVLHRGQLLGLRANKVSPTSSGGVIHVYGDDGSEKSTGSFIPYCSMAQAQLCFHGHRDAVKFFVSVPGNVLATLNGSVLDSPSEGQGSTAPQETEAQSVHNVLVLSGGEGYIDFRIGDGEDDETEEGDSGGASQIKPALCKAERSHIIVWQVSYIPE from the exons AG AAATTCATTGAATTTGAGGATGCGTTGGAAGCTGAGAAGAAGGACCTGCAGGTGCAGGTGGAGTTTTTGGAGCTGCAGGCGAAACAGCAAGAGCTCAAGACAAAGAACTATTCTGACCAGA TCACACGGTTGGAAGAGCGAGAATCAGACATGAAGAAAGAGTACAATGCTCTGCACCAGCGTCACACTGAG ATGATCCAGACGTACGTCGAGCACATAGAGCGGTCCAAAATGCAGCAGGCAGGgagcaacagccaatcagaaggcCCCGGCTGTGGACGAAC TCAACGCCACAAATGGAGGAAAAG CAGCAAAGCAGATCGCCCACCTTCATTGAGCCTGTACCCCACCGGCGAGGGCATGGTACGTGGGGGTTTCGGGGGGGCTAGGATGATGCCCGGGAAAGACATCTGGCAGGTCAGCCTCGGCCAGTCGTCATTCTGCTTAGCCTATCAG GAGGATGGATCAGAGTCCGACTCAGTGGCGGCCACACCCAGCAGCACAGCAAGCAAGTCCAACACACCCACCTCCTCCGTCCCCTCCGCCACTGTCACCCCCATCAACGAGGGCTTCCTCCCACAGTCTGAATTTGATGCGATGCGGGCTGGGAACCGCAGGAAAAGTGCCAAGCGACTAAGCCGGAATATGGAGGTGCAGGTTTCCCAGGAAACCAGGAATGTCAGCATTG GAATGGGAAGCAGCGATGAGTGGTCAGAGTTTCAGGAGATCATCGATTCTACCCCTGAGCTGGACATGTGTGTGGACCCCCGTGTGTATGGAGGAGGAAACAG CCCCTCTCAAGGCATTGTTAACGAGGCCTTCGGCATCAACACCGACTCTCTCTACCACGAGATCAAGGACGCCAAGTCGGACATCATCGGAGACGTTGATGCAGGCGCCGAGCTGCTAG GCGAGTTCTCAG TCCGTGATGATTTCTTCG GGATGGGTAAGGAGGTGGAGAACCTGCTGACAGAGAACAAACAGCTCCTAGAGACCAA AAATGCTCTCAACATTGTGAAAAATGACCTTATTGCCAAAGTGGATGAGCTGTCAGGCGAGCAGGAGGGGCTGAGGGAGGAGCTGGAGGCTTTGAGGCAGTCCAAGAACAAGGTGGACGTCAGGGTCAAGGAGCTAGAAGAAGAACTCAAGAG GTTAAGAGCAGAGGCTCTCGGTGCGTCCCGGGACTCCAAGGATGAAGGAGGGGATGAT TTTTCATCACCCATGCAGGACGGTGACATGACGATGACGCAGCGCCGGCGGTTCACCCGGGTGGAGATGGCCCGCGTGCTGATGGAGAGGAATCAGTACAAAGAGAGGCTGATGGAGCTGCAGGAGGCCGTACGGTGGACAGAGATGATCAG GGCGTCCAGGGAAAGTCCTCAAATCCAAGAGAAAAAGAAGTCCACCATCTGGCAGTT CTTTGCACGTCTCTTCAGCACATCGTCCAGCCCTCCGCCTGTCAAGCGGCCATATTACAGCGTCAACATCCACTACAAGTCACCCTCGCCGGCTGGTTTCTCTCAGCGACGCAGCCACACCATGTGTCAGATCTCCACCTCCAACCGCACGCTGGAGTTCTTCCCCGAAGA ACTGGCCAGTAACAGTGTTGCGTCTCTCCTCAGTGACTCAGCACTGTTGGCCCGCCGAGAGCAGCGGCGTGAACAGTACCGGCAGGTCCGTGAGCACATGCGCCGCGACGACGGCATCATGCAGGCCTGTGGCTGGAGCGTGCCGTCTCGTTTCAAAcag GCTGGCGGGCAGCCAGACAGCGCTCAGGACAGCCCGCTGAAGAGACAACAG CCCACAATTGAGAAGGAGGACAACCGCATGAAGAATGTTCCCGTCCCGGTGTACTGCCGTCCTCTGGTAGAGAAGGACCCCAACAGGAAG TTGTGGTGTGCAGCTGGAGTGGACCTGACAGGATGGAGGGCCAGCAACCAGGAGTTGGTACCAGCCAAAGCCCCGTCGGGGGGCAGCGACCCCCTGCACGCTGAGGAGAACGGAGCTGGAAAGAAGAGCAGCCACAGCTCCCCAGAAAAGAGGAAG GAGCTCCAGGAAACAGACACCATGAGCAGTCGAGTGTGGATCCTCACCAGCACCCACTCTGCCAGCAAGGTGGTCATCATCGATGCCAACCAGCCGGGCTCACTGGTCGACCAGTTCAACGTCTGCAATGCCCACGTGCTCTGCATCTCCAGTGTGCCAG CTGCCAGCGAGAGTGACTATCCAGCAGGAGAGATTGTGTTGGATCCAGGTGACAGTGGAGCAGGAGGGGGAGGCGAGGATGCTGTTGGCGTGGAGGGCATGTTGGCTGGTATCACTCTTGTTGGATGTGCCACCAACTGCAGTGTTGCCCGTAGCAACTGCTCCTCGCGTACTGATACTCCCATAATGGACAAAGGACAAG CCCCTACTGCTCCCCCCATGAATGGGAAGATTCACCCTGCCCAGTCAGCCGAGGAGGCCACGGAGGCCACCGAGGTACCCGAATCCACGGCCAACCATGCAGAAATGAGATCTGGACCTCCAGGACCATTTACCGAGCACGTCTTTACCGACCCCCAGCCTCGTTTATCAGACGCCTCTGACAG AAGCGCAGGTCAATCCAAAGACGAAACTTCTCAGCCTCCAGAGTCAGAGGACGGAGGGGAAGAGACCAAGAACTACACCAGCGTGGCCCCCACTATGTGGCTCGGGGCCCAGAACGGCTG GCTCTACGTCCACTCGGCAGTTGGAAACTGGAAGAAGTGCATCCACTCCATCAAACTCAAAGACTCTGTGCTCAGTCTGGT ACACGTGAAAGGTCGTGTGCTGGTTGCCCTCGCTGATGGGACCCTCGCCATATTCCATAGATCAGAGG atggGCAATGGGATTTATCCAACTACCACCTAATGGACCTCGGACGGCCTCATCACTCCATCCGCTGCATGGCTGTAGTACATGACAAGGTTTGGTGCGGCTACAAGAACAAGATCCACGTCATCCAGCCCAAGAGCATGCAGATCGAG AAGTCCTTTGACGCCCACCCTCGCAGGGAGAGTCAGGTGCGCCAGCTGGCATGGATCGGTGATGGTGTTTGGGTGTCGATCCGGCTAGATTCGACCCTGCGTCTCTaccacgcgcacacacaccagCATCTCCAGGATGTGGACATTGAGCCATACGTCAGCAAGATGCTGG GCACTGGCAAGCTGGGCTTCTCTTTTGTGCGAATCACAGCGCTTCTGATTGGTGGAAACCGTCTCTGGGTAGGAACTGGAAACGGCGTGATCATCTCCATCCCACTGACAGAGA CGGTGGTCCTTCACCGGGGACAGCTCCTTGGTTTGAGGG CCAATAAGGTGTCTCCCACATCGTCTGGCGGAGTGATCCATGTGTACGGTGACGATGGCTCTGAGAAGAGCACCGGCAGCTTCATCCCCTACTGCTCCATGGCACAAGCCCAGCTCTGTTTCCATGGACACCGTGATGCTGTCAAGTTCTTTGTCTCTGTACCCG GCAATGTTCTGGCCACCCTAAACGGCAGTGTGCTGGACAGTCCATCGGAGGGGCAGGGGTCAACAGCGCCCCAAGAGACGGAGGCTCAGAGTGTTCACAACGTGCTGGTGCTGAGTGGAGGAGAGGGCTATATTGATTTCCGTATAG GAGATGGAGAGGACGATGAAACAGAAGAAGGAGACAGTGGCGGAGCTTCACAGATAAAACCTGCTTTGTGTAAAGCAGAGCGAAGCCACATCATCGTCTGGCAGGTGTCTTACATACCCGAGTGA